The genome window TTAGTAAATGGTATGAGGTAATAAATGTATCCACTTTGGTCAAAGAAGTAGTTTAAAATTTCTAATGGGATTTGAGAACTCATGTTCAAATGATTCATCTTGTTGACTTACCTCTGTATCTGGTTGACAGAGATCTTATGAGAAGATGACTAACATTGTAGCATAGAGGACTGCATTTCTTACAATTCTACATGTATACAAAGTCCTATGATATTCATGAGAATAGTAAATACATCTAGTTTTGCTGAAAGATGTCTTTATGTACTATCAACACtttgcataatgcatcccttctaGCACATGGCCTTTCCATGTGAAAGACAGATTGAGTACTTCTTGGAGCACGCTTGCTGAAAAGGTTATCATGAATGAGGGCAATGACACTAAAGTTGTTCTCAGGGTGAATACTTTTTTGCCTAATAGTTGATTAAAAATGGTAAGTCAATATCTGAATTTTTTCTTGAGCTTTAGCTTAAAATCGGGCATTTTTAGCCAATCTTGTTAAatatatgatgaaaatgttgaTTCCATTTTGGGAAAGATAAAGTGAGATTCGAGTGAGTTGTCTAGATTAACAGGCTGCATGGTCAAATAAATCATGTTCTGTTGGAGACTAGGAAATTGACTAGCTTGTGTCTCGatttgaaataaaattttcaaaactcCCTTAAGATGACAGATGAATTACAAAGCTTGCATAAAAAGAGAGAACACGCATTTGATCAGGATGAATAAAGAGGTCTCCTTCTGAAGTATGTGTAGAGGTTGGTTAGAGCACTTTATAAGAACATAATATGATCAGATTATTAAATGTTCTAAGGTGCAATACGTCTGCCTTGTGGAGGAATCATACAGTGGGTAGATGTGGTAGTCTTTCAGCCTGTCATATAACTTAGCAAGTTATAAGCATGTTACTCATGTTATACAGGTGTTGAAGCCAAATAACGCCTTCTACAGCATTAACAATGGAAAGACCATTTGAATTTAGGTGTCAAATGGAGTCTCTAAAGAGTATGTAGAAGGTAGATTCTATTGGTTAGCGCTTATCTGACGGACTTGGATTAGCTACTCGGTTGACATCATTAAGGTTTAAAACATGTGGAAGAATGCAATGAGCAGGATTGACTGTGGGCTCCAGATGGTGCTCAATAATGCAAGATCTCCATGTTCCTCAATGTGAGAAGCTTTTATAGCCTTTctccttgaatttttttttttaatatatgcaGTACCTTAGTTCCTTACAACTCTGACATATCTGAATTTGTTAGATGAGAAACTGGAAGAAGCAAACACCAGACAGTAAGTAGGATGTCAAGGATATCTAAGCAAGACATTGGGAATTTGCTTCAGATTATCTATGATGTGGTTTTGGTTGGATAATTCATAGCAATTGCACAATCCTTTGCATGATACAAACCCAAGCACGAAAAAGCATGGTCATTTTGCTTTTGTTATAGTTACCATGTTATAGTTCCTACCAGAGCCAAGAGATATGCCTATGTGCAACTCCTTACATTTCTCTACTGTTATTTGGGTATCATTTTACTGAGTAACAACGTATCTTGCATCTTACTGCTTCCCATTTATGATTCTCCTATCAATATTTTAAGTGAGATGTGAAAATTTTCCGAAGATGGTGCTCATCTGTGCTTCTCCTTAATCTGTAAGTCACAATGTGCCTGCTGGGACTCATTTGATTGAAGTGGCTGCATTAGGTTATTTCTTTTCACCGGTAAGCTTTCTTCTCCTTCCCTACTCTTTTCATTTTTCCTAGGATCTGATGGAGATTTATATCTTACTTTCTCTTGTTATGTCTCTAGGTTCGTGTTGATATTAGTGCCAGATTCCCTGGTAAGATCCAGGCAGCATTGACCGAAAATAGGAAGGCTTTGCAAGAGCTGATTTTAGAGCCTTTAAGAGAAGAGCAGTATTATGGGGTGAGCTAAGGTTGTACTTACAAGCTATACGTCTCTCATGCATTATTTTTGAACTCATACTAATGTGCCCATCATTGTTTTGCAGATAAGGGAACCTTTTTCAATAATGTCATTTTTGAAAAGTCCTATGGGCTTGATGATGGGTTTCATGCTGTTAGTTATTTTCGTCATGCCTAAACTGGTGGAGAATATGGGTAACATATTATTCATGCAATTTATCTCCTCCATGATGCTTCTAACTAAGAGTTCGAACTGTATTTTGTTCTTTTTGTGAACAAATTGTGAGCCATTAAACTCttaaaacctttttttttctcgCACACATGTTCTTGATCTTACCGAAGTATTTGATGTTATTTGCTCTTATCGCCCACCATCATGTTATTCACTTTTACCAAATTATTCGATTACTTGATTTTACTTAAATGTTGTCAACTTCATTTTTGTCTTTGCATTAGATCCTGAAGAAATAAGGCGGGCACAAGAGGAAATGAGGACTAATTTTTTGCCTAGGAGCAGTTAGGATGAAGAATATAGCATCTGCCATAAGTGGATAACGATGATGAATCGGCAGCCAAGAATCATGGAAGAATTTTTTGCGAGGCTTAGATTTTTGTGAGGCTTAGAACCAAATGCTTTTGTCAAACTCAGATTATGAATTGTCACTTGTGTAATTCTATTGTGTCCTCGTACACACATGATGATGGTACCTTAAATTAGTTATGTTCCATGTGGACTGCAATGATGAACTGCTGCAAATTTGATTCTCTCCCCACAGAGCTGTTGTCTTTCTCTTGATCATTCATGACAGTAGCATTTCTTCTGCTCTTTCCGTTATGGTCCGATCATTCTATCCATTATCAGCTGACAAATTAGTTCATCAAGTTGACTGAAAGGTAGAAAATGAAATTGCTTGTGATGGTCAATTGTTTAGTGCCCCCAAGAATTCTCCAGTTGTTGTCATGGTTGACTTACCAAAAAAATTGAATGGTGTTAATCTATTGAGATAGGAATCACTTGAGGCATGGCCCCATGGGACCCTGTTGTGTGCCCTACTTGTGTATCTGGAAGAATACCATGGAAAAATGGTTTCTTATGCTAAATGTACTTTGTATGATTGATCCAGCAAGCCAAGCCACATTGGAATATGGTGGGGGTTACAACTTACCAGGTTGGCCTAACCTATATgccttcttccttttttgctttttatagATCTTGTGTTCCATGTTGGACCTTACTGGATTTTGGTTGAACCAAGGC of Musa acuminata AAA Group cultivar baxijiao chromosome BXJ2-3, Cavendish_Baxijiao_AAA, whole genome shotgun sequence contains these proteins:
- the LOC103978159 gene encoding ER membrane protein complex subunit 7 homolog produces the protein MKLALLLFLVLVSNFLPSSLAAPSSSGDGYAITGRVKVEGMTSKGFGASSKLLNAKIILNDGQNVTFVRADGYFTFHNVPAGTHLIEVAALGYFFSPVRVDISARFPGKIQAALTENRKALQELILEPLREEQYYGIREPFSIMSFLKSPMGLMMGFMLLVIFVMPKLVENMDPEEIRRAQEEMRTNFLPRSS